The following are encoded in a window of Oncorhynchus mykiss isolate Arlee chromosome Y, USDA_OmykA_1.1, whole genome shotgun sequence genomic DNA:
- the LOC110510201 gene encoding alpha-2Db adrenergic receptor-like has protein sequence MKITTLIKLRNLRPSPCVSLLGMHEENGEEQTCLSRMDITPTAFAASNSSEDTNGTSAQRPLPHSQSVAVFIVFLVTVIILVTIVGNVLVVVAVFTSRALRAPQNLFLVSLASADILVATLVIPFSLANEIMGYWYFGSTWCAFYLALDVLFCTSSIVHLCAISLDRYWSVTKAVSYNRKRTPRRIKCMITVVWVISAVISFPPLLMTKHDEHECLLNNETWYILSSCLVSFFAPGLIMILVYCKIYKVAKQRASTVFAAKNGTERQPSQSETCFVPRRKFEVESPSSPSLGGHMRKGELDDIDLEESCVADSKPKNCLFSKRVKVEGANTFPKQSCRVSWASNRNAKLSQEQKIRQMSLSKTKLAQMREKRFTFVLAVVMGVFVLCWFPFFFTYSLHAICRDCCPIPDALFNLFFWIGYCNSSVNPIIYTIFNRDFRRSFKKIICQTSHT, from the coding sequence ATGAAAATTACTACTTTGATCAAATTGCGCAATTTGCGACCCTCGCCTTGTGTATCTCTGCTTGGAATGCATGAGGAGAATGGGGAGGAACAGACGTGTCTATCCAGAATGGATATAACCCCAACAGCTTTTGCCGCATCGAACTCATCAGAGGATACTAATGGCACGAGTGCCCAAAGACCTCTGCCTCACTCCCAGAGCGTGGCCGTCTTCATCGTGTTCCTGGTCACCGTTATCATTCTGGTGACAATCGTAGGGAATGTACTTGTTGTGGTGGCCGTTTTCACCAGCCGCGCGCTCCGTGCGCCGCAGAATCTCTTCCTTGTCTCTTTGGCATCGGCAGATATATTAGTGGCCACCTTGGTCATCCCTTTCTCCCTCGCCAACGAGATCATGGGTTACTGGTACTTTGGGAGCACCTGGTGCGCCTTCTACTTGGCCCTTGACGTCCTCTTCTGCACGTCCTCCATAGTGCACCTCTGTGCCATAAGTCTGGACAGGTACTGGTCTGTAACCAAAGCTGTTAGCTACAATCGGAAGAGGACGCCCAGGCGTATTAAGTGTATGATCACCGTGGTCTGGGTCATATCAGCAGTCATCTCTTTTCCACCGTTACTTATGACCAAACACGACGAGCATGAGTGCTTGCTCAACAACGAAACATGGTATATTCTCTCGTCTTGTCTGGTATCATTTTTCGCCCCGGGTCTAATCATGATTCTGGTGTATTGTAAAATATATAAAGTGGCCAAGCAGCGCGCATCAACCGTGTTTGCAGCAAAGAAcgggacggagagacagccttcGCAGTCGGAGACGTGCTTCGTGCCCAGGAGGAAGTTTGAGGTGGAGAGCCCTAGCAGCCCCAGTTTAGGTGGCCACATGCGGAAAGGAGAGCTCGATGATATTGACCTGGAGGAGAGCTGCGTCGCCGACAGCAAACCCAAGAACTGTCTCTTCTCCAAGAGAGTGAAAGTGGAGGGGGCAAACACTTTCCCAAAACAGAGTTGTCGAGTGTCATGGGCTTCAAACCGCAACGCGAAGCTCTCTCAGGAGCAAAAGATTAGACAGATGTCACTGTCAAAGACCAAACTGGCGCAGATGCGTGAAAAGCGCTTTACGTTTGTCCTTGCAGTGGTGATGGGGGTGTTTGTACTCTGCTGGTTCCCATTCTTTTTTACCTACAGTCTGCACGCAATATGCAGAGATTGTTGCCCAATTCCGGATGCTCTCTTTAATCTGTTTTTCTGGATTggttactgtaacagttcagtgaacCCTATCATTTATACAATATTTAATCGCGATTTTCGGAGATCTTTCAAGAAGATCATATGCCAGACATCACACACATAG